The DNA region CATATGGGTATTCCTCATATTATTCTAGTTTTTCAGTTGCATTTTTTATTGCTATGATATTGGGACTGCTCTTGGCAATAGTTTCTGGAGTTTTAACTGCTTATGTGAGCCGAAGTAGAGACTATGTGGATGGGCTTGTCAATGGTTTTTTAGTAGGTCTTATTTCTTCAGTAGTTATTGGGCTTCTTGGAGGGGTTTTAATAATTTTTATAGGAATCATTGTATTTGGGGCACTGACAGCTGTTGGGGGAGCGATGGGGATATTTGTCAGGAGGCAAATGGATAAATAAAATCAGTTAATGTGAAAAAATAATAATTTGAAGTTATTTAATTTTTAAAACAACCAATATTACAATTGAGAAAAGTTTCGTGTTTATAATATAAAACTACTTGAGCTGCCGTTTCCAGGAGAGCCGTTCCATTTTTTTAGCTTCTTTAACCTTTTTTTGCACACTGCTGTCTTCTACGACTACAGAACCCCGATATCCGCAGCTTCCACATTCCCAGATCCCTAGTTGGGGGTCATGCCATTTCATTTTTTTGGAACCACATCGCGGACACAAATTTTTCTTTGTCATGATTTTCCTCCAAAATGATATTACTTTTTAACATATTAAGTCTTTTTAAATATGATTTAAAAACAGTAGATTTGGAAGAAAATTGTTGTAATGATTTAAAAATAGTTAGTTAAAATAATTTGAGTGCCGTGGGCCGGACTTGAACCAGCGACATCCAGATCTTCAGTCTGGCGTTCTCCCAACTGAACTACCACGGCAAATGGGCCGGACGAGATTCGAACTCGTGATCACCTCCGTGTCAGGGAGGTAT from Methanobacterium bryantii includes:
- a CDS encoding eL43 family ribosomal protein yields the protein MTKKNLCPRCGSKKMKWHDPQLGIWECGSCGYRGSVVVEDSSVQKKVKEAKKMERLSWKRQLK